In one window of Paenarthrobacter nicotinovorans DNA:
- a CDS encoding SufE family protein, protein MSTNTLPTALAEIVDDFQALTEPDRLQLLLEFSRGLPELPERLKDHPELLEQVVECQSPLFLTIESEKNADGERSYRLFFKAPPEAPTTRGFAGVLHEGLDGLTAKEILAVPDDMPELLGLTRAITPLRMRGMTAMLGRIKRKVAAASRLEH, encoded by the coding sequence ATGAGTACGAACACCTTGCCCACCGCCCTGGCGGAAATTGTTGACGACTTCCAGGCGTTGACGGAACCTGACCGCCTCCAGCTCCTCCTGGAGTTCTCCAGAGGCCTGCCTGAGCTGCCGGAGCGTCTGAAGGACCACCCGGAACTGCTGGAGCAGGTCGTGGAATGCCAGTCCCCGCTGTTCCTGACAATTGAGTCAGAGAAGAACGCCGACGGCGAGCGTTCATACCGTCTCTTCTTCAAAGCGCCGCCGGAAGCACCGACTACCCGGGGTTTCGCAGGGGTGCTGCATGAGGGACTGGACGGACTGACTGCCAAGGAGATCCTTGCGGTGCCTGACGACATGCCCGAGCTCCTGGGCCTGACCCGGGCCATCACGCCCTTGCGGATGCGGGGAATGACGGCGATGCTCGGCCGCATCAAGCGGAAGGTTGCGGCCGCAAGCCGTTTGGAACACTGA
- a CDS encoding sulfurtransferase → MSYPVEQNEKFASYANPERLVSSDWLAAAIADGAVADGKLVLVESDEDVLLYETGHIPGAVKIDWHTDLNDEVTRDYVDGAAFAALAASKGISRDSTVVIYGDKSNWWAAYALWVFTLFGHQDVRLLDGGRDKWIAEGRELTTEVSRPAAGEYPEVERDDAPIRAFKEDVLAHLGNPLIDVRSPEEYTGQRTHMPAYPEEGALRGGHIPTAASIPWARAAAEDGTYRSREELEALYLGEAGLKPGDDVVAYCRIGERSSHTWFALKYLLGFDTVRNYDGSWTEWGNAVRVPIVKGAERGTVPSALVHS, encoded by the coding sequence ATGTCCTACCCCGTTGAACAAAACGAAAAGTTTGCCTCTTACGCGAACCCTGAACGCCTCGTTTCCAGCGACTGGCTCGCGGCAGCAATTGCCGACGGCGCTGTAGCCGACGGCAAGTTGGTGCTGGTCGAGTCGGACGAGGACGTCCTGCTGTACGAAACCGGGCACATCCCGGGAGCAGTCAAGATCGACTGGCACACCGACCTGAACGATGAAGTCACCCGGGACTACGTCGACGGGGCAGCCTTCGCTGCCCTCGCCGCTTCCAAGGGCATCTCGCGCGACAGCACTGTGGTGATCTACGGCGACAAGTCCAACTGGTGGGCTGCCTACGCCCTGTGGGTCTTCACGTTGTTCGGTCACCAGGATGTCCGCCTCCTTGATGGCGGACGCGACAAATGGATCGCCGAGGGCCGCGAGCTGACTACTGAGGTCTCCCGGCCTGCTGCGGGCGAATACCCCGAGGTCGAGCGCGACGACGCTCCCATCCGGGCCTTCAAGGAGGATGTCCTGGCACATTTGGGCAACCCCTTGATCGACGTCCGCTCCCCCGAGGAATACACCGGCCAGCGCACCCACATGCCTGCCTACCCCGAAGAGGGCGCCTTGCGTGGCGGCCACATTCCCACGGCCGCCTCAATTCCGTGGGCCCGGGCTGCAGCGGAAGACGGCACCTACCGCAGCCGCGAAGAACTTGAAGCCCTCTACCTGGGCGAGGCGGGGCTGAAGCCGGGCGACGATGTCGTGGCGTACTGCCGCATCGGCGAGCGGTCCAGCCACACCTGGTTCGCCCTGAAGTACCTCCTGGGCTTCGACACAGTGCGCAACTACGACGGCTCGTGGACCGAGTGGGGCAACGCAGTGCGGGTTCCCATCGTCAAGGGAGCCGAACGGGGTACAGTTCCCTCCGCCTTGGTCCACAGCTAG
- the zapE gene encoding cell division protein ZapE — MVKIEQLAARTPAVSVEELLKGFYPSPRFGEVSFDSYRPDPSQPSQANAVKLLSAFADGVGNGNDAGLFKKLFAKKAPATRAGIYLDGGFGVGKTHLLASLWHRSPGPKAFGTFVEYTNLVGALSFRKTVEALSNYKLVCIDEFELDDPGDTVLMSRLMRELADAGVKLAATSNTLPGSLGEGRFAAVDFQREIQVLADQFDVVRIDGEDFRHRGLPAAPAPLKTEELKHRMRTEFDGKTVAVDDFRTLVNHLAAVHPSRYRQLISGVEAVVWSGVETITEQAVALRFVVLADRLYDKDVPILASGVPFDQLFTEEMMTGGYMKKYFRAVSRLTALAREAQNHEPA, encoded by the coding sequence GTGGTAAAGATCGAACAACTGGCTGCCCGCACGCCGGCAGTTTCCGTGGAGGAACTCCTCAAGGGTTTCTACCCGTCTCCCCGGTTCGGAGAGGTGTCGTTCGACAGTTACAGGCCCGATCCTTCCCAACCAAGCCAGGCCAACGCCGTGAAACTCCTGTCGGCATTTGCCGATGGCGTAGGCAACGGCAATGACGCTGGACTCTTCAAGAAGCTCTTCGCCAAGAAGGCACCGGCCACGAGGGCCGGGATCTACCTCGATGGTGGATTCGGTGTGGGTAAGACCCACCTCCTGGCGTCCCTTTGGCACAGGTCTCCAGGCCCCAAGGCGTTTGGAACGTTCGTGGAATACACCAACCTGGTGGGGGCGTTGTCGTTCCGCAAGACCGTGGAAGCGCTGAGCAACTACAAACTGGTGTGCATCGACGAATTCGAACTCGATGATCCCGGAGACACGGTGCTGATGTCCCGCCTCATGCGGGAACTCGCCGACGCCGGTGTGAAGCTTGCTGCCACATCGAACACCCTGCCTGGTTCACTGGGCGAAGGCCGCTTCGCCGCCGTCGACTTCCAGCGGGAAATCCAGGTACTCGCGGACCAATTCGACGTCGTCAGGATCGACGGCGAGGACTTCCGCCACCGTGGCCTTCCCGCCGCGCCGGCACCGCTCAAGACCGAAGAACTCAAGCACCGGATGCGGACTGAGTTCGACGGGAAGACCGTGGCGGTGGATGATTTCCGCACCTTGGTCAACCATCTGGCTGCGGTGCACCCCAGCCGGTACCGTCAACTCATTTCCGGCGTGGAGGCCGTGGTGTGGAGCGGCGTCGAAACCATTACGGAACAGGCCGTCGCGCTCCGTTTCGTGGTGCTGGCCGACCGGCTCTATGACAAAGATGTGCCCATTCTGGCCAGTGGCGTTCCCTTCGACCAGCTTTTCACCGAAGAAATGATGACGGGCGGATACATGAAGAAGTACTTCCGCGCCGTTTCGCGCCTGACCGCTCTGGCCCGCGAAGCACAAAATCACGAACCTGCCTGA
- a CDS encoding benzoate/H(+) symporter BenE family transporter: MPSASPTTTNSRATRDALGPPITAGIVTALVGFTSSFAVVLAGLRAVGADQGQASSGLLALTLTFGLGILWLSWRSRMPVTLAWSTPGAALLATAGTVDGGWPAAVGAFLLVGVLIVLTGLVPLLGRLMAKIPTALAQAMLAGVLLPLCLAPFKSLGTAPALIAPVLLCWIVLMKFAPRWSVPASLLVALAVIGIHIMSSGVQIPAESLLPRLEWTTPVFSVEAAIGLALPLFVVTMASQNIPGVAVLKSFGYTTPWRPSMLVTGAGTIAGAPFGGHAINLAALSAALAAGEEAGKDHGRRWIAAFVSGLAYLVLAAASAALVTVVAAAPPGLLEAVAGLALLGTLAASISSALAVAEERIPACITFLLAASGIAFAGVGAAFWALAGGIVIRWVLKDREPRKAV, from the coding sequence ATGCCTTCAGCCTCCCCGACAACCACCAACAGCCGTGCCACCCGGGACGCTTTGGGACCGCCGATCACTGCAGGCATCGTCACAGCCTTGGTCGGGTTCACTTCATCATTCGCTGTCGTCCTTGCTGGACTCAGGGCAGTAGGCGCGGATCAAGGACAAGCCTCCAGCGGCTTGCTGGCCCTGACCCTGACTTTTGGTCTGGGCATCCTCTGGCTGTCCTGGCGGAGCAGGATGCCGGTGACCCTCGCGTGGTCAACTCCCGGTGCGGCGCTCCTTGCGACCGCAGGAACGGTCGACGGCGGGTGGCCGGCGGCCGTGGGTGCCTTCCTGTTGGTCGGGGTGCTGATCGTCCTCACGGGGTTGGTTCCGTTGCTCGGGAGGTTGATGGCAAAGATTCCCACGGCCTTGGCCCAGGCCATGCTCGCAGGTGTCCTGCTCCCCTTGTGCCTTGCACCCTTCAAGTCGCTGGGTACGGCACCGGCGTTGATCGCCCCGGTGCTGTTGTGCTGGATCGTGCTGATGAAATTCGCGCCACGCTGGTCCGTTCCTGCATCGCTGCTGGTGGCACTGGCGGTGATTGGGATCCACATCATGTCCTCGGGCGTACAGATCCCGGCTGAGAGCCTCCTCCCGCGGCTGGAATGGACAACGCCGGTGTTCTCCGTGGAGGCCGCCATCGGCTTGGCGCTGCCGTTGTTCGTGGTCACCATGGCGTCGCAAAACATTCCCGGCGTAGCTGTCTTGAAGTCCTTTGGATACACCACCCCGTGGCGGCCGTCCATGCTGGTGACCGGAGCCGGAACCATTGCCGGCGCACCGTTCGGCGGCCATGCGATCAACCTGGCAGCGCTGAGCGCCGCGCTTGCCGCCGGGGAGGAAGCAGGCAAGGATCACGGCCGGCGCTGGATCGCCGCCTTCGTCTCCGGTTTGGCGTATCTGGTCCTCGCGGCGGCGTCGGCAGCGCTCGTTACGGTTGTCGCGGCAGCGCCCCCGGGACTTCTTGAGGCCGTCGCGGGCCTCGCGTTGCTGGGTACTTTGGCAGCCTCGATCTCGTCTGCGCTGGCAGTGGCTGAGGAGAGGATACCGGCCTGCATCACTTTCCTGCTGGCAGCTTCAGGAATTGCTTTCGCCGGTGTCGGCGCAGCGTTCTGGGCCTTGGCAGGCGGAATCGTTATCCGCTGGGTGTTGAAGGACCGCGAACCCCGAAAAGCGGTCTGA
- a CDS encoding antitoxin produces the protein MPVGLIDDLKGKAQGLIQGNEEAIKNGIEKAGDFVDEKTGGKYAGHVDKVQNAASDFVAKNDGQPEQAPVTDEPKQP, from the coding sequence GTGCCCGTGGGTTTAATTGACGACCTGAAGGGCAAGGCTCAGGGTCTCATTCAAGGCAACGAAGAAGCCATCAAGAATGGCATCGAAAAGGCCGGGGATTTTGTGGACGAAAAGACGGGCGGCAAGTACGCCGGTCACGTCGACAAGGTCCAGAACGCCGCTTCCGACTTCGTGGCCAAGAACGACGGTCAGCCTGAGCAGGCTCCCGTCACGGATGAGCCGAAGCAGCCGTAG
- a CDS encoding amino acid permease, producing the protein MNVKTASQSVLRRKPIDDIEEESKHSGLFKSLGLWQLTAIGVGGIIGVGIFSLAGLVAHGSESNPGVGPAVLFSFLIAGLASGAAALSYAEFAGMIPRAGSAYTYGYVALGEIIGWFIGWDLLLEYIAIVAVVAIGISGYFDAFLSGIGIHMPTWMTSTADEGKGGIINLPAILVCLLVTWILSRGTKAFGRFELVAVAIKVILILFIIGLGIFYVNTENYNPFMPSGFGPVVAGAATVFFAVFGYDAMSTAAEEAKDGKKHMPKAIILSLIIAMLLYVAATLVLTGMQNYKDINPTAGFASAFTGVGLPVIATIISVFAVLSILTVMLTFLLGVTRVWFSMSRDGLLPGWFAKTDRHGTPQRVTWIAGIASAFLAGVFPIKEVADLTNIGILAAFVVVCVSVIVFRYTKPNAARTFRLPLMPLVPAFGVLASAFLMFQLHWETWVRFGVWLIIGLVIYFAYGRKHSLMNPDSPRHKVANEPLA; encoded by the coding sequence ATGAATGTAAAGACGGCTTCACAGTCCGTCCTGAGGCGCAAGCCCATCGACGATATCGAGGAAGAAAGCAAGCACAGCGGGCTCTTTAAGAGTCTTGGCCTTTGGCAGCTGACGGCCATCGGCGTCGGCGGAATTATCGGCGTCGGAATTTTCTCCCTGGCGGGCCTGGTTGCCCACGGCAGCGAGAGCAACCCGGGCGTGGGCCCGGCCGTCCTGTTTTCCTTCCTGATCGCCGGACTCGCCTCCGGGGCGGCCGCCTTGTCCTATGCCGAATTTGCCGGCATGATCCCCCGTGCCGGATCGGCCTACACCTACGGCTACGTTGCGCTGGGCGAGATCATCGGCTGGTTCATCGGCTGGGACTTGCTGCTTGAATACATCGCCATCGTGGCGGTGGTAGCCATCGGCATTTCCGGCTACTTCGACGCCTTCCTCTCCGGCATTGGCATCCACATGCCAACCTGGATGACGTCCACTGCCGATGAAGGCAAGGGCGGCATCATCAACCTTCCCGCCATCCTCGTCTGCCTTCTGGTGACCTGGATCCTGAGCCGTGGAACCAAGGCGTTCGGCCGATTCGAACTGGTGGCCGTGGCCATCAAGGTCATCCTGATCCTGTTCATCATCGGGCTCGGCATCTTCTACGTGAACACCGAGAACTACAACCCGTTCATGCCCAGCGGTTTCGGCCCCGTTGTGGCTGGTGCCGCGACCGTCTTCTTCGCGGTCTTTGGTTACGACGCCATGAGTACTGCAGCTGAGGAAGCCAAGGACGGCAAGAAGCACATGCCCAAGGCCATCATCCTGTCGCTGATCATCGCCATGCTGCTCTATGTTGCCGCCACGCTCGTCCTTACAGGAATGCAGAACTACAAGGACATCAACCCGACCGCCGGCTTCGCCTCGGCGTTCACCGGCGTCGGCCTCCCGGTCATTGCCACCATCATTTCGGTGTTCGCGGTGCTGTCCATCCTGACCGTGATGCTGACGTTCCTCCTGGGTGTCACCCGCGTTTGGTTCTCCATGAGCCGCGACGGGCTGCTGCCCGGCTGGTTTGCCAAGACTGACCGCCACGGCACCCCGCAGCGTGTCACGTGGATCGCAGGCATCGCCTCGGCCTTCCTGGCTGGTGTCTTCCCAATCAAGGAAGTTGCGGACCTGACCAACATCGGCATCCTGGCAGCCTTCGTCGTGGTCTGTGTTTCGGTGATCGTCTTCCGGTACACCAAGCCGAACGCAGCGCGTACCTTCCGCCTGCCGCTCATGCCCCTTGTTCCCGCCTTCGGCGTGCTGGCATCGGCGTTCCTGATGTTCCAGCTCCACTGGGAAACCTGGGTACGGTTCGGCGTCTGGCTCATCATCGGCCTGGTGATCTATTTCGCCTACGGCCGCAAGCATTCCCTGATGAACCCGGACAGCCCGCGGCACAAGGTCGCCAACGAACCGTTGGCCTAG
- the def gene encoding peptide deformylase yields MAILSIRIIGDPVLRTVADPVTDFGPELAKLVADMTETMEDVEGAGLAAPQVGVSQRVFTYRIGGVEGHIINPVLENSEDFQPDEVEGCLSIPGLGFPVRRYRATRATGVDLNGNPVSVEAEGMLARCFQHETDHLDGVLYTDRLEGEDRKAALRAIRNANYHAITEKTTSKRANSVGSSFGGGSFGVPE; encoded by the coding sequence ATGGCAATTTTGAGTATCCGAATCATCGGGGATCCGGTGCTGCGCACCGTGGCCGACCCCGTCACCGACTTCGGTCCGGAGCTCGCCAAGCTGGTAGCTGACATGACAGAAACCATGGAGGACGTTGAGGGCGCAGGCCTGGCCGCTCCGCAGGTCGGCGTCAGCCAGCGCGTCTTCACTTACCGCATTGGCGGAGTGGAGGGCCACATCATCAATCCGGTCCTGGAAAACAGCGAAGACTTCCAGCCTGACGAGGTAGAGGGTTGCCTCTCGATTCCCGGCCTTGGATTCCCCGTGCGCCGCTACAGGGCCACCCGGGCAACTGGCGTGGACCTGAACGGCAACCCGGTGTCGGTGGAGGCCGAAGGCATGCTGGCGCGCTGTTTCCAGCACGAGACCGATCACCTTGACGGCGTGCTGTACACAGACAGGTTGGAAGGGGAGGACCGCAAGGCTGCCCTTCGCGCCATCAGAAACGCCAACTACCACGCCATAACCGAAAAGACGACGTCGAAGCGTGCTAACAGTGTGGGTTCAAGCTTCGGTGGGGGCAGTTTCGGGGTTCCCGAGTGA
- the fmt gene encoding methionyl-tRNA formyltransferase, with the protein MRVLFAGTPAVAVPSLDALVKAGFDVVAVLTRPDAPLGRKRVMTPSPVAARAGELGIEVIRAAKVDADTTARIAGYAPDVAAIVAYGGIVPRAALGVPTHGWVNLHFSLLPAWRGAAPVQRSIIAGDDVTGAATFQLEEGLDTGPVFGTLTETVRPEDTAGDLLERLSISGAVLLSQTLSAIDAGQAAPQPQSGEVSLAPKLTLDDGRLDWRQPALALNRRSRGVTPEPGAWTTLEGQRVKLEPVTLRPGIDDLAPGTIRVDGKSVLVGTGSHAVELGRIQPAGKKMMSPADWARGLAAPERVVFK; encoded by the coding sequence GTGAGGGTACTCTTCGCGGGGACGCCGGCCGTAGCTGTACCGTCGCTGGACGCTTTGGTTAAGGCCGGTTTCGACGTCGTTGCCGTCCTGACCCGCCCGGACGCTCCACTGGGCCGCAAACGCGTCATGACTCCCTCTCCAGTAGCGGCCCGCGCCGGGGAATTGGGCATCGAGGTCATTCGCGCGGCCAAGGTTGACGCCGATACCACGGCCCGCATCGCGGGTTATGCGCCTGATGTGGCCGCCATCGTTGCCTACGGCGGGATTGTTCCGCGCGCTGCCCTGGGCGTCCCCACGCATGGCTGGGTCAATCTGCACTTCTCTTTGTTGCCGGCCTGGCGCGGTGCTGCTCCTGTTCAGCGTTCCATCATTGCCGGAGACGACGTCACTGGCGCCGCAACGTTCCAGCTCGAAGAGGGCCTCGATACCGGGCCCGTGTTTGGAACCCTCACGGAAACTGTCCGGCCGGAAGATACTGCCGGCGATCTCCTTGAGCGGTTGTCCATCAGCGGAGCCGTGCTGCTGAGCCAGACGCTCTCCGCCATCGACGCCGGACAGGCTGCTCCGCAACCGCAGTCAGGAGAGGTGTCATTGGCTCCCAAGCTGACATTGGATGACGGGCGCCTGGACTGGAGGCAGCCGGCGCTGGCACTGAACCGCCGTTCCAGGGGAGTGACCCCGGAACCGGGAGCATGGACAACATTGGAAGGCCAGCGGGTCAAACTGGAACCTGTGACGTTGAGGCCCGGGATCGACGATCTCGCGCCCGGAACCATCCGGGTGGATGGCAAATCCGTACTCGTGGGCACCGGTTCCCACGCCGTAGAGCTTGGCCGGATTCAACCGGCCGGCAAGAAAATGATGTCGCCGGCCGATTGGGCCCGCGGCTTGGCAGCACCTGAGAGAGTGGTATTCAAATGA
- a CDS encoding RsmB/NOP family class I SAM-dependent RNA methyltransferase, with translation MSESGRRGPNNSGSRDGGGQGNRGARGGSQRNAQGRERNRGPQRGFTNNAPSQRTRRADPARLVAFEVLRAVASEDAYANLVLPARIREHRLDRRDAGFATELSYGALRGQGTYDAILARCVDRPLEQLDPAILDALRIGAHQLLSMRVPAHAALDQTVGLARAVIGAGPSALINAVLRKVTAHSMDEWLDILLDQETDETKIAALRHAHPEWIVRALRQSLVNHGRPKAEIDDLLEADNAAPVVNLVALPGLGDLDEAFDNGATPGELVEGSALSAGGDLGRFESVRRGTTRVQDVGSQLVARALAGVELGERAAHGEKWLDLCAGPGGKAALLAALAYRDGATLLANEPAPHRAKLVQQALSAVPTESWSVRTGDGREVGAEQPEAFDRVLVDVPCSGLGALRRRPESRWRRSPKDIGDLGPLQRDLLKSAIDAVKPGGVVAYVTCSPHPAETTAVVGDVLYKRDDLELLDSGQALDHVSLTGNLGAGHELTAQLWPHIHQTDAMFMAIIRKKP, from the coding sequence ATGAGTGAGTCCGGCCGTCGAGGCCCCAACAACAGCGGGAGCCGGGACGGCGGCGGGCAGGGCAACCGCGGGGCCAGGGGCGGTAGCCAACGCAACGCCCAAGGCAGGGAGCGGAACAGGGGACCCCAGCGCGGATTCACCAACAATGCGCCGTCGCAGCGTACCCGCCGGGCCGACCCTGCGCGCTTGGTCGCATTCGAGGTACTCCGGGCTGTCGCCTCGGAGGACGCCTACGCCAACCTGGTCCTCCCCGCGAGAATCCGGGAGCACCGCCTGGACCGTCGAGATGCCGGGTTCGCCACCGAGCTGAGCTACGGGGCACTGCGTGGCCAGGGTACCTATGACGCCATTCTGGCCCGTTGTGTTGACCGGCCGCTGGAGCAGCTGGACCCCGCGATCCTGGATGCCCTGCGGATCGGTGCGCACCAGCTACTGTCGATGCGGGTTCCTGCCCATGCCGCGTTGGACCAAACAGTAGGTTTGGCCCGTGCAGTCATTGGCGCCGGTCCATCGGCCCTGATCAACGCGGTACTCCGCAAGGTCACTGCCCACAGCATGGACGAGTGGTTGGATATCCTGCTGGACCAGGAAACCGACGAGACCAAGATCGCTGCCCTCCGCCATGCACACCCTGAGTGGATCGTCCGCGCGCTGCGGCAGTCACTGGTGAACCACGGCAGGCCCAAGGCCGAGATCGACGACCTCCTGGAAGCCGACAACGCGGCGCCGGTGGTCAACCTGGTGGCTCTACCGGGTCTGGGTGACTTGGATGAGGCCTTTGACAACGGAGCCACTCCCGGTGAACTCGTAGAAGGCTCGGCGCTCTCCGCAGGCGGGGACCTTGGCCGCTTCGAATCAGTACGGCGTGGCACCACGCGTGTCCAGGACGTGGGATCCCAGCTTGTTGCACGTGCGTTGGCCGGCGTAGAGCTCGGGGAGCGTGCCGCCCATGGCGAGAAATGGCTGGATCTTTGCGCAGGTCCCGGTGGCAAGGCGGCGCTGCTGGCCGCCCTTGCCTATCGCGACGGAGCTACCCTCCTGGCAAACGAGCCGGCACCCCACCGGGCCAAGCTTGTCCAACAGGCGCTGTCCGCTGTGCCCACGGAATCCTGGAGTGTGCGCACGGGCGACGGGCGCGAAGTCGGCGCCGAGCAGCCAGAAGCTTTTGATCGTGTCCTGGTGGATGTTCCGTGCAGCGGCCTTGGCGCCCTGCGCAGGAGGCCGGAGTCACGTTGGCGTCGCTCGCCCAAGGACATCGGCGATCTCGGTCCGCTGCAGCGGGATCTCCTGAAATCGGCGATCGACGCCGTCAAGCCCGGCGGCGTCGTGGCCTACGTGACGTGTTCTCCCCACCCTGCTGAGACCACCGCAGTGGTTGGCGACGTACTTTACAAGCGGGACGACCTCGAATTGCTCGACTCCGGGCAGGCACTCGACCATGTCAGCCTGACCGGAAATCTGGGTGCGGGACATGAGCTCACTGCCCAGCTGTGGCCGCACATCCACCAGACGGATGCCATGTTCATGGCCATTATCCGAAAGAAGCCGTAG
- the rpe gene encoding ribulose-phosphate 3-epimerase — MSQCCINPSILSADFVNLEAELQRISNADAVHVDVMDNHFVPNLTLGLPVVQRIQAVSPVPLDAHLMISDVDRWAPAYADAGVASVTFHAEAAMAPVKLARELRERGSKAGMALRPATPVEPYLDMLSELDMLLIMTVEPGFGGQSFLDITLPKIRRARAAIEGSGIAVAIQVDGGITEETIVRAAEAGANVFVAGSAVYGHEDPAAAIDRLRAAGQAATAA; from the coding sequence TTGTCTCAGTGCTGTATCAACCCGAGCATCTTGTCCGCGGACTTCGTCAACCTTGAGGCGGAGTTGCAGAGGATCAGCAACGCCGACGCCGTCCACGTCGACGTCATGGACAACCACTTCGTGCCCAACCTGACGCTCGGATTGCCGGTGGTACAGCGGATTCAGGCCGTAAGCCCCGTTCCGCTGGACGCGCATCTGATGATTTCCGACGTCGACCGCTGGGCGCCTGCCTACGCAGACGCCGGCGTCGCGTCCGTGACGTTCCACGCCGAGGCCGCCATGGCCCCGGTGAAACTGGCCCGTGAACTGCGGGAACGGGGATCCAAAGCAGGCATGGCCTTACGGCCTGCGACACCGGTAGAGCCCTACCTGGACATGCTCAGTGAGTTGGACATGCTGTTGATCATGACGGTGGAGCCCGGCTTCGGCGGGCAATCGTTCCTTGACATCACCCTGCCCAAGATCCGCCGCGCCCGTGCTGCCATCGAGGGTTCGGGCATTGCTGTAGCGATCCAGGTGGACGGCGGCATTACGGAGGAGACCATCGTCCGGGCTGCTGAGGCCGGCGCCAACGTCTTTGTTGCGGGCTCGGCTGTCTACGGTCACGAGGACCCGGCTGCGGCGATCGATCGGCTGCGTGCAGCAGGCCAGGCCGCGACGGCGGCCTAG
- the pnuC gene encoding nicotinamide riboside transporter PnuC: MDFLRWLFEAQIPVGGSALVLREVLGNIFGLLSALGGMRRKVWAWPVGIIGNILLLTVFLGNVFGAAAPATLWGQAGRQVMFIAVALYGWYRWRQGRQSSTQGRAVVPGWAGNKVRLVLIGAMVAGTAALTPLFDALGSYPPVWADAWTFMGSLLATYGMARGWTEFWLIWVAVDIVGVPLLFSAGYYASAVMYLFYGFFTLTGFFVWWRAEKRERGAVQPLPAPAGAVR; the protein is encoded by the coding sequence ATGGATTTTCTGCGATGGCTCTTCGAAGCACAGATCCCCGTTGGAGGATCTGCTCTTGTCTTACGCGAAGTGCTTGGAAACATCTTTGGGTTACTCAGCGCCCTCGGCGGAATGCGCCGGAAAGTCTGGGCTTGGCCGGTAGGAATCATCGGCAACATCCTTTTGCTCACCGTGTTCCTCGGCAACGTATTCGGTGCTGCTGCGCCCGCAACCCTCTGGGGACAGGCCGGCCGGCAGGTGATGTTCATCGCCGTTGCACTTTATGGCTGGTACCGGTGGCGTCAAGGCCGGCAGTCGAGCACCCAGGGCCGGGCCGTGGTCCCCGGCTGGGCCGGTAACAAGGTGCGCCTGGTTCTGATCGGCGCGATGGTAGCCGGTACTGCGGCCCTGACGCCCCTGTTTGACGCCCTCGGCTCCTACCCGCCTGTGTGGGCAGACGCCTGGACCTTCATGGGCTCCCTCCTGGCCACTTACGGCATGGCCCGGGGATGGACTGAATTCTGGTTGATCTGGGTTGCCGTGGACATCGTGGGCGTGCCTCTGCTGTTCAGTGCCGGCTATTACGCCAGTGCTGTGATGTACCTGTTCTACGGGTTCTTTACCCTGACCGGATTCTTCGTGTGGTGGCGGGCCGAAAAGCGTGAGCGTGGCGCTGTTCAACCACTTCCGGCGCCCGCAGGAGCCGTGCGATGA